The Streptomyces sp. NBC_00454 DNA segment GTGAGTACCGGCTGGTTGTCGCTGACCAGGGTGGCGGTGACGGCCCAGTCGTCCATGCCGTGGACGTGGTTGATGTTGCCCTCGGCGGGGTCGACGACCCACCACTCCCCGGGCGGGAGCGCGCCGCCGGCCAGCTCGTCCTCGGCCCACTGCGACCCCGGCCGGGCCCGCAGCAGCGGTTCCCGCAGCACGTCCAGCACCGCGTCGTCGTTGGCGTGGATCTCCTCCACGACCTCGTCCAGGCTTACGCCCCGGGCGTGGGAGGTGTAGCGGTCGCGCAGCGTGCCCCCGGCGGCCTTCACCGCGGCCGTCACGTCGGAGAGGAGGGTCGTACCGGCGGCGAAGGGCATGGCTGTGCTCATGGCGGGCTCCCTGGGATCGATCGAAGCGGGGTGGTTGTTCCGCCCCCGCACTTCGAAGGTAGGCCGCCTGGCAATTAACAACAAGTGCATGCTTGTCACTTGTAGAGTTACTGTCATGCAACTGGATTTGAACCTGCTCACGGCCCTGGACGCCCTGCTGGAAGAGGGCAGCGTCGCCGGCGCGGCAGCACGCCTCCACGTCACCTCACCGGCGATGAGCCGCTCCCTGGGTCGCATCCGCAAGGCCACCGGTGACCAGATCCTGGTCCGCACCGGCCGCAGTATGGTCCCCACCACCCGCGCGCTGGCCATGCGCGCCCAGGTCCACGCCCTGGTGCAGCAGGCCCACCAGCTTCTCTCCGCGCAGCAGGAACTCGACCTGGCGGCTCTGGACCGGGTGTTCACCGTGCGCTGGCACGACGCCCTGACCGCAGCCTCCGGCACCGCCCTGATCACCGCCGTCCACCGCCAGGCCCCCGGCGTCCGGCTGCGCCTGTCCGCCGAACCCGGGACGGACGACGCCGAGCTGCGCCGGGGTGAGGTCGACCTCGAATCGAGTTCCGGCACTCCGACGCTCCCCGACATCCGCCACCGCCTCGTCGGCAGCGACCGGCTGGTCGTCGCCGTCCGACCCGGCCACCCGCTCACCGAGGGCACGCTGAGCCTCGAGCGTTACGCAGCCGCCGAACACCTCACCGTTTCGCGGCGCGGAAGCCTGCAGGACCCGATCGACGAAGCCCTGACCGCACACGGCCTCGAACGACGCGTCGTCGCCGCCGGGCCCACCGCCGCCTTCGCACTGCAACTCGTCCTCGACACCGACCTGGTCGTCACCCTCCCCGACGCGGTCACCCGCACGGCCCGGGAACAACTCGGCCTGGTCACACTGCCGCCGCCACTCCCGCTGCCCGACGTACCCCTGTACCTGCTGTGGCACCAGCGCTACGACAACGACCGCGCCCACACCTGGCTGCGAGAGCTGGCCACCGAAACCGTCCGGGCACTCTTCACGCCCGTCCCCCGCCCGGCCGCCGCGTCCGGAGAGGCGGGGTGTACTGTGCCGAATGTTTGAACGTGTTCAACGACAAGATCGCCCGGCATCCCGGAGCGAGCGGGGGAATGAGCAGTGGCACGGAAGATGACGGGCAGGCGGACCCTGTGCATCACGGGGTACGCGACAACAGCCCAATACGCGGCCATCGGCATCGTCCTGATCGCGCTGTCCCTGGTGACCGAGGGGCTGCCCATCGAGCGCAGCGACTGGCTGTACTCGCTGGTGTGGCTCGGCTTCCTCAGCGCCGTCCTGGGACTGGTCCAGGCCGTATTGTTCGCCACTCCCACTGCCTTGATCGGCGAGGCCCTGGCCCGGCGGCTGCCCGGCGGCCGGATTCTGTGGCACCTGGTGCCCGTCCCCATCCTGCCGCTCGCCCCGGCCACTGTCGCCTATGCCTTCGACGGCGCGGCCTGGCAGTGGTGGGCCTACCTGACCCTGCTGGGCTGCGTCCCCGCCTTGGCCGTGGGGCGGTTTCGAGTCCAGGACGCCCTGTTCGCCGCCTGGACCTAGGGCGCGCACCGCGCCCCGACGGCCGAGCTCAGGTGGGCTTGCGCCACACGGAGATGTGCTTCGCGGAGTCCTGGGTGAACGGCGCTCCGTCCCAGTCCGCGACGCGACGTTCCAGCTCGAGCCCGGCGATCCGTGCCATCAGGTCGAGCTCTGCCGGCCAGGCGTAGCGGTGCCGGGAGTTTTCGCGGCGGTAGCGGCCGTCGTCGCTGTCGCTGTCGCCGTCGCGGGTGAAGTGGTGCGAGACGAGGATCTGCTCGACGAGGTCGAAGGTGTCGAAGCCGAGGTGCTGCTCGGAGACGTCGAACGGCACCGCGATCTGGCCGGGCGGCAGGAACCGCAGCGGCGGCACACCCAGCTCGATGACGAACCGGCCGCCGGGCTCCAGATGGCGTGCGGCGTTGCGGAAGCACTCGACCTGCTCGTCCTGCGTGAGCAGGTTCGTGATGGTGTTGTAGACGAGATAGACCAGGGTGAACCCGCCGGGAACGACGGTGGTGGCCATGTCCCCGATGACCACCGGGAGCGTGTCCTCGTCGGTCTTGCGCCGCAGCACCGCCGCCATGTGCTCGGACATTTCGATGCCCGTCACCGGCACACCGCGCTCCCGGAGGGGGACGCCCACGCGTCCGGTCCCGATGGCGAACTCCAGTGCCCGGCCGTCTCCGGCGAGCTCGGCGAGGAAGTCGAGGGTCGGTCCGAGGACGGCGGCCGAGGACATCTCGGTCTCCTCGGCGTCGTAGCGGTCGGCGGTCGCTCGGGTCCACAGCTCACTGCTCGTCACGGGCGGCCACTTTGCCGGGTACCGCGGAGCGCTGTCGACCCATTTACCTTCCACCGGCTCCGATCACACGGTTCGGGGCCGGTCGGGAGAGATCTTTCCGGGCACCGCCCGCTGGGTGGCTCTTACCGGGCGTCGACCAGGTCGAGGACCTCGGTCAGCGCGGCGGTGAGGGCCTGGCGGCACGGCCGGTCCGTGCCTCGGTGTACCCGGATGTAGAGCGGTCGCAGGGTTCGGACGGTGTTGGAGTACCAGGCGGGGACCGGACCGCGCGGCAGCGTGCGGAACGCCTGCGCCACGGGCTCCAGCCAGGCCGTCACCGTTTGTTCGGTCAGATCCTCGCGAGCCAGGACGATGTCGAGGGCTCTGGCCAGCCGGTCGTCCTCTTGCTGCTCCAGTACGTGGTCCGTGGGCGTCAGCAGGCGGGTCGCAGCCAGGCGCAGCAGCAGCCGAGGGTCGGCCTCGGGCCGCAGCCCGAAGGCCCCCAGCAGGTCGGCGCCGTGGGCCACCGCATGCAGCCAGCCGATCGTGTCGTCGTAGCCGCGCAGGTCGGTCTCGGTGACGAACCAGTCGGCGAAGGCGTCCAGCCAGCCCGGCCGGAACTCTCCTGCCCGCACCAGATAGGTCAGCACGAGCGGAGCGAACGTACGGGCCTGTATCTCCTGGTCGGTGAAGCGGACCGCCATCGCGTCACCCAGCGCCGACCGCCTCGGGCCGTCGATCACC contains these protein-coding regions:
- a CDS encoding LysR family transcriptional regulator, translating into MQLDLNLLTALDALLEEGSVAGAAARLHVTSPAMSRSLGRIRKATGDQILVRTGRSMVPTTRALAMRAQVHALVQQAHQLLSAQQELDLAALDRVFTVRWHDALTAASGTALITAVHRQAPGVRLRLSAEPGTDDAELRRGEVDLESSSGTPTLPDIRHRLVGSDRLVVAVRPGHPLTEGTLSLERYAAAEHLTVSRRGSLQDPIDEALTAHGLERRVVAAGPTAAFALQLVLDTDLVVTLPDAVTRTAREQLGLVTLPPPLPLPDVPLYLLWHQRYDNDRAHTWLRELATETVRALFTPVPRPAAASGEAGCTVPNV
- a CDS encoding class I SAM-dependent methyltransferase codes for the protein MTSSELWTRATADRYDAEETEMSSAAVLGPTLDFLAELAGDGRALEFAIGTGRVGVPLRERGVPVTGIEMSEHMAAVLRRKTDEDTLPVVIGDMATTVVPGGFTLVYLVYNTITNLLTQDEQVECFRNAARHLEPGGRFVIELGVPPLRFLPPGQIAVPFDVSEQHLGFDTFDLVEQILVSHHFTRDGDSDSDDGRYRRENSRHRYAWPAELDLMARIAGLELERRVADWDGAPFTQDSAKHISVWRKPT
- a CDS encoding DUF2785 domain-containing protein, producing MINWDSVIEDHDYAVPATQSFDDLVADLSQALADPDPEIRDGAPLMVLREWIARGVIDGPRRSALGDAMAVRFTDQEIQARTFAPLVLTYLVRAGEFRPGWLDAFADWFVTETDLRGYDDTIGWLHAVAHGADLLGAFGLRPEADPRLLLRLAATRLLTPTDHVLEQQEDDRLARALDIVLAREDLTEQTVTAWLEPVAQAFRTLPRGPVPAWYSNTVRTLRPLYIRVHRGTDRPCRQALTAALTEVLDLVDAR